GGATTACGCTACGGAGGGAGATCCCAGATCGTTTGCCGCGAGCTGCGCCTTCGTGGCGCGCCACCAGCGGCCGCAGAAATCCAGTTCCATCCTTCAACCCCCAAAGCAGACGTGAAAGGAAAGACGATGAAACAGAGGATGCAATTCTACGCCAAGGCGCCCGAGATCATGAAGGCGGTGTCGGCGCTCAACAAGGCGGTCGACGAATGCGGGCTCGAGGTCAGCCTGCTGCATCTGATCAAACTCCGGGCTTCGCAGATCAATGGCTGTTCCTACTGCGTCGAGATGCACAGCCGCGAGGCGAAGCGCGATGGCGAAACCGAGCAGCGGCTCTACCTGGTCTCGGCCTGGAAGGAATCGCCGCTGTTCTCCGAGCGCGAACGCGCCGCCTTCGCCTGGACCGAGGCGGTGACTTTGATCGCCAACAATGGCGTGTCGGACGAGCTCTATGCACGCACGCTGGAGCATTTCTCGGAAGAGGAACTGGTCAAGCTGTCCGTTGCACTCGGCATGATCAACACCTGGAACCGGCTGTGCATTCCTTTCCAGGCCATTCATCCGATGCCGGCCGC
The nucleotide sequence above comes from Mesorhizobium shangrilense. Encoded proteins:
- a CDS encoding carboxymuconolactone decarboxylase family protein, encoding MKQRMQFYAKAPEIMKAVSALNKAVDECGLEVSLLHLIKLRASQINGCSYCVEMHSREAKRDGETEQRLYLVSAWKESPLFSERERAAFAWTEAVTLIANNGVSDELYARTLEHFSEEELVKLSVALGMINTWNRLCIPFQAIHPMPAAKAA